The Aquitalea magnusonii region AGCACCGTCCCCCCGGCCATCCAGCAGGATGCCAATGCCTATCTGCAAGCCGGTGGCAGCGGCAATATGACGCAGCTGATGCGTTACCTGTCCGACCGCCTGCTGCTGACCGGCCACGGCTACCTGCCGCCAGCCGCACTGCCGGAACACGGCCTGTATCACCCGGAACTGTCCGACGGCTGCAGCCTGGACGACTGGTGTGAAATTCGCCAGCCCGGCTGGCCCACGGTGGCCATCAGCTTCTACCGCGCCCACTGGCTGAGCGGCAACACCCGCTTCATCGACCTGCTGGTGGACATGCTGGCCGAGCGGCAGATCAACGCGCTGCCGCTGTTTACCTCCTCGCTGCGCAGCCAGGACGACAACGGCCTGCCCGCCGCGCTGCAATGGCTGCGCGACCCACGGGCCGGCCAGCCCTGCGTGCTGATCAACACCACCTCCTTTGCCATGGGCGAAGTGAATGCCGAAGGGGCCACCCAGGCCAGCTGGGCAGTGGAAGCCTTCGAGCAGCTGGACATCCCGGTGCTGCAAGCCATCACCAGCAGCATGACCCAGGCGCAGTGGGAAGCATCCGAACGCGGGCTGAACCCGCTGGACACCGCCATGAATGTGGCGCTGCCGGAATTCGACGGCCGCATCATCGGCGTGCCGGTATCGTTCAAGCCGGAAGACCCGGCCAGCAGCGACTACCAGCCCCTGCCGGACCGCATGCGCCGCCTGGCCGGCATTGCCGCCCGGCTGGCGCGGCTGAAGCACACCCCGGCGGCGGACAAGCGGGTAGCCTTTATTTTTACCAACTCCAACAGCAAGGCCTCGCAAGTGGGCAATGCGGTGGGGCTGGATTCCGCCGCCTCGCTGTATGCGCTGCTACAGGCGATGCAGGCCAATGGCTACCGGATAGGCCCGCTGCCGGAGAGCAGCGACGCGCTGATGCACAGCCTGATCGACCGCGGCTGTTACGACACCGACTACCTGAGCGCCGAGCAACTGCGCAATGCCGTGGCCCGCGTGCCGCTGGCGCGTTACCAGACATGGTTTGCCGAGCTGCCGGCCCCGCTGCAACAGCGCATGCTGGAGCGCTGGGGCCAAGCGCCGGGCAAGGCTTATGTGGATGGCGACCAATTGGTATTTGCCGGCATGGAACTGGGCAATGCCTTTGTCGCGCTGCAACCGCCGCGTGGCTATGGCATGGACCCGGACGCCATCTACCACACGCCGGACCTGCCGCCCACCCATCACTACTACGCGCTGTACTGCTGGCTGCGTGACGAGTGGCAGGCCGATGCCATCGTCCACGTGGGCAAGCACGGCACGCTGGAATGGCTGCCGGGCAAGGGCGTGGGCGTGTCGGAACACTGCTTCCCCGACGCCTTGCTGGGCGACATGCCCATGTTCTACCCCTTCATCCTGAACGATCCGGGTGAAGGCTCGCAGGCCAAGCGTCGCGCCCATTCGGTCATCATCGACCACCTGACCCCGCCGATGACCACCGCCGACACCTACGGCCCGCTGGCCCAGCTCACCCAGTTGGTGGACGAGTACTACCAGGTGGAAATGCTGGACCCGAACAAGCTGCCGCTGTTGCAGCAGCAAATCTGGGACCTGATCAAGGAAGCCAAGCTGGATAGTGATCTGGCCGCCATGCTGGGGCATGACCATCATCACCATGATGCACATGAGCACAGCCATGACCATCACGCGCATGATCACCATGACCACCATCACCATGGCCATGATCATGCTCACCCGCATCCGCCCAAGGCAGCGCCAGCGGGCTATCGCCTGAGCCAGCCAGCCAAAGCCGGGAAAGCGACGCCCGCCAAGGCAGCCGGCATGCAGTTCCGCCCGGTGGCCAAGGGCGCAGCGCACAGCCATGGCGCACATGATCATCACCATCATGACCATGGGCATGACCACCATCACGACCATCATCACCATGAGCACGGCCATGACGGTCATGCGCACGATCACGGCCACGACCATGCCCACGAATGGGATGCCACGCTGAACGCTGACGGCGTGCCGCTGACGCTGGCCAAGATGGAGGGCGTGGACGTAGCCCACCTGATCGAAGACATCGACGGCTATCTGTGCGAACTGGGCGCAGCGCAAATCCGCGACGGCCTGCACATTCTCGGCCAGGCCCCGCAGGGCGAGGCGCTGGTGGACATGCTGTGCGCCCTCACCCGCCTGCCCAATCTGGCCGTACCCAGCCTGCCCGCCAGCGTGGCCGCTGCACTGGGGGTGGACTGGGACGCGCTGCAGGACGACAAGGGCCGCCGCCTGGAAAACGTGCCGGTGGCACTGGAAATGAGCAGCCCGCAGTTGCTGCACACCCGCAGCGATGCCATCGACCACATCAATCAACTGGCCCGCCAGTTGGTGGCCCATATGCTGAGTACGGAGGCGGCTTCGCTTCCCGTAGTCATCGCCACCGTGCTGCCACAGGCTGGCAACAGCCAGGCCCTGCAACAGGTGCTGGCCTATATCCAGTGCGAACTAGTACCCAATCTGGCGCGCACCCACGAGGAAATCGACAATCTGCTGCGTGGTCTGGCCGGTGGCTATGTGCCGGCAGGCCCCAGCGGCGCACCCACCCGTGGCATGGCGCACATTCTGCCCACCGGACGCAATTTCTATTCGGTAGACCCGCGCGGCCTGCCCTCGCAAGCCGCCTGGCAGGTGGGCAGCCAGCTGGCCAATGAAATGCTGGCGCGCCATCGCAAGGAAACCGGCCAGTATCCGGAATCGGTCAGCATCAGCGTGTGGGGCACCAGCGCCATGCGCACCCATGGCGACGATATTGCCGAAATCCTCGCCCTGCTGGGCGTGCGTCCGCGCTGGCAGGCGGAAAGCCGCCGCGTGGCCGGCATCGAGGTGATTCCGCTTTCCGAGCTGGGCCGTCCGCGCATTGACGTCACGGTGCGCATCAGCGGCTTTTTCCGCGATGCCTTCCCGCAGCTGATTGCGCTGGTGGACGACGCGGTGCAGACGGTGGCCATGCTGGACGAAGACCCGGCCGACAACTACCTGCGCAAGCATTATCTGGACGACATGCGCCAGCAGTTGCTGCAAGCCCTGCCCGACCACGCCGCCGAACCGGCGCTGCTGCGCATCTTCGGTGCCAAGCCCGGCAGCTACGGCGCCGGTATTCTGCCGCTGATCAACGAGCAGAACTGGCAGACCGACGCCGACTTCGCCACCGCTTACCTCAACTGGGGCGGCTATGCCTATGGCCGCCACGTACAGGGGGCCGATGCGCGCGACGCGCTGCGCCATCGCCTGTCCGGCGTGGAAGTGGCGCTGCACAATCAGGACAATCGCGAACACGACATCTTCGACAGCGACGACTACCTGCAATACCACGGCGGCATGATTGCCACCATCCGCAGCCTGACCGGCCGCCAGCCGCGTGCCTTCTTTGGCGACAGCCATAATCCGGACCAGCCGCAAGTGCGCGGGCTGAAGGAAGAAGTGCTGCGCGTGTTCCGCTCGCGCGTGGCCAACCCCAAGTGGATTGCCAGCATCCAGCAGCATGGCTACAAGGGCGGGCTGGAACTGACCGCCACCGTGGACTACCTGTTCGGCTACGATGCCACCGCCCATGTGGTGGACGACTGGGTATACGAGGAACTGGCCGCCCGCTACGCGCTGGACCCGGCCATGCAGCAGTTTTTTGCCGACAGCAACCCGTGGGCGCTCAATGCCATCAGCGAACGCCTGCTGGAAGCCGCCCAGCGCCAGTTGTGGCAGCAGCCCAGGCCGGAAACCCTGGCCGCGCTGCAACAACTGCATCTGAATAGCGAAGCCATGCTCGAAGCGCGTGGCGAACATCCGCAAGGCCGCTCATGAAACAGATTTATCCGTTTGCCGCCATCGTCGGTCAGCAACAACTGAAGCAGGCGCTGCTACTGTGCGCGGTGGACCCGAGCATAGGCGGCGTACTGATCCGTGGTGACAAGGGCAGTGCCAAGAGCACCGCCGCACGCGGGCTGGCGGCCATTTTGCCGCCCATCCGCCGCGTGCCGGGCTGTGCCTTCAACTGCGACCCGGCCTCCCCCTTGCCCGAATGCAGCTGCTGTCAGGGCGAACAAGCGGTGGCGGAAGATGCCGCCGTTCCCTTCGTCAATCTGCCGCTGGGTGCCAGCGAAGACCGCGTCCTGGGCAGCCTGGACTTTGAACAGGCGCTCAAGCAGGCTCGCCAGGCTTTCAAGCCCGGCCTGCTGGCCAATGCCCACCGCGGCCTGCTGTACATCGACGAAGTGAACCTGCTGGCCGACCATCTGGTGGACGTGCTGCTGGACGTGGCCGCCATGGGCGTCAACACCGTGCAGCGCGAAGGCCTGTCCATCAGCCACCCGGCGCGCATCACTTTGCTTGGCACCATGAACCAGGAAGAAGGCGAGCTGCGCCCGCAACTGCTGGACCGTTTCGGCCTGATGGTGGACGTAAGCGCCCCGCGCGATGCCGCCATCCGCAGCGAGGTGGTACGCCGCCGTCTGGCTTTCGAAGCCGACCCGCAGGCTTTTGCCGCCCGCTGGCAGGCCGAGGGCAGCGCGCTGCAGGAGCAGATTCGCCAGGCCCAGGCCATGCTGGCCAGCGTCACGGTAAGTGAGCACCTGTTCGACTTCATCAGCCAGCTGTGCTGCGAGTTTGAAGTGGCCAGCCTGCGCGCCGACATCGTGCTGCACAAGGCAGCCCGCGCACTGGCCGCGCTGGATGCGCGGGTACAGGTCAGCGCTGAAGACATCCGCACTGCCGCCATGCTGGTGCTGCCGCACCGCCGCCGCCGCAAGCCTTTCGAGCAAAGCGGGCTGGATCAGGACAAGCTGGATGAGCTGACGCAGCAAGCGCAAAATCCACCGCCGCCCGCCAGCCCAGCCGATGACACCGCCGCTACAGAACAACAGCCGGGCGAGCAGCAAGACACGTCCGCAGACGACGAGCAGGACCAGCAGTCACCAGCAGACAGCGGCAGCGAACAGGTGTTTGCCGCCCGCGCGCCGCAGGACATCGGCACCATCCGCCTGGCCAGCCACCGCAGCGATAGCGAGGCCAGCGGCCGCCGCAGCACGGTGCTGAATGCACGGCGGGGCCACAGCGTGCGCGCCGTGCCCAATGCCCAACCGCAGGCACTGGCACTGGACGCCACCCTGCGCCATGCCATCCAGCGCAATCCGGCGGAATTTGCTGTCACCCGCGCCGACCTGCACGACAAGGTGCGTACGGCAAAACAGGGCAACCTGATTGTGCTGGTGGTGGACGCCTCCGGCTCCATGGCCGCCCAGCAGCGCATGGAACAGGTAAAGGGCACCGTGCTCAGCCTGTTGCAGGACGCCTACCAGCGCCGCGACCAGATTGCCGTCATCGCCTTCCGTGGCCGTCAGGCCGAGCTGGTGCTGCCCCCCACCCGTCAGGTGGAACAAGCCGAACAGGCGCTGCACGCGCTGCCCACCGGAGGCCGCACCCCGCTGCCGCATGCGCTGCAACTGGCCGCCACCACGCTGGGCCGCCAGGGCGCACAGGGCCTGTCGCCGCTATTGGTAGTGCTGAGCGACGGCCGCGCCAATGTGGCGCTGGGCGAAGACCATGCCGACCCGTGGCAGCAAAGCCTGCAACTGGCGGGCGAGCTGGCCGACGCCGCCATTCCGGCGCTGGTGCTGGATACCGAACAAGCTTATGTGAAGCTGGGCCGCGCCCGCGAGCTGGCCCAGGCCATGCGGGCGGAATACCTGCCATGCGAGCAGCTGTCCAGCGAACAACTCACCATCACGATTCAGGCGCGACTGGGCTGATGCCGTCGCGCTGCATAAAGGAACAGACATGATTATCTGCATCGGTGCCGGTCCCGGCGATATCGGCTACCTGCCACGCCGCTCGGCCGATCTCATTGCCAATGCCGACGTCGTCGCCGGCTTCAACGCCGTCATCGACGTGGTGCGCCCGCTGATTCCGGACAGCGCCCAGGTCATCCAGATGGGCTACCGCGACCAGGTGGCCCAGTTGGACGAAGTGGCCAAGCTGCACCACGCCGGCAAGAACTGCGTGGTGGTATTCATGGGCGACATCCACTTCAGCGGCTTCCAGTATCTGGAACGGGTGGAGCGCGCCTGTGGCCACCCGGTGGAAACCATGCCCGGCCTGTCCTCGGCCCAGGTGCTGGCTTCGCGTGCCAAGGTGTGTTTTGACGAAACCACCTTCATCACCTTCCACCGCCGTGGCGACCTCACCCCGTTCAAGCGCCATCTGGTGCATGTGCTGCAAGACCAGCGCAATGCCATCGTGATTCCCTGTCCCTGGGACGAGGCGCGCTCCTTCATGCCCTGGCATATCGCCGCCTACCTGCTGGAAAACGGCATCCCGGCCGACCAGCAGGTGGAAGTGTGGGAAAACCTCACCCGTGGCGAAGCCGAATGGCACGGCACGCTGGCCGAGTGCGCCGAACACCGCTGCTCGGACATGAGCATCATGCTGATCCGCACCAAAACGCCGATGGCCAGCCAGATCGAGCCCAGCCATCTGCCCACGCCGGAGCAGGCGCAATGAGCACGCAGGACTACAGCATCGTGCTGGCCGGGCATGGCAGCCGCGACCCGGCCGGTATTGCCGAATTCATGTCGCTGGTTGAGCTCATGCGCCAGCGTGCACCGCAGCGCCGCATCTACCACGGCTTTCTGGAATTCGCCACGCCCACCATCGACCAGGCGGTGGCTGCGGCCATTGCCGATGGCGCCAAGACGGTGGTGATGACCCCCGGCGTGCTGCTGGCCGCCACCCATGCCAAGAACGACATGCCCAGCGAACTGCTGGCGCTGCAACAGGAACACCCGGACACCGCCTTCCACTTTGGCGCGGCGATGAACCTGCACCCGCGCCTGCTGGAGCTGTGCCGCCTGCGCATCATCGAGGCCGAAGCGCGCTCAACGCGCACCGTGGCACGTGGCGATAGCTGCCTGGTGGTGGTGGGCCGTGGCACTACCGACCCGGACGCCAACTCGGAAATCGCCAAACTCACCCGCATGCTGGAAGAAGGCATGGGCTTTGGCGCATCCTTTGTCTGCTATTCCGGCACTGCGCGCCCGCTGGTGGCCGATGGCCTGAAAGCAGCCAGCCTGCTGGGCTTTGAGCGCATCGTGGTGCTGCCTTACTTCCTGTTCGATGGCGTGCTGGTCAAGCGCATTTACGGCGCGGTGGACGATCTGGCCGCGCGCTGCCCGGATATCGAAGTGCTGGCCGCGCCTTATCTGGGCGTACACGAACATGTGGCCGAAGTGTTTCTGGAGCGGGCGCAGGAAGGCGTGGAAGGCCGTGCCAGCATGAACTGCTCGCTGTGCAAATACCGGGTGCAGATCATCGGTTTCGAGCAGCAAGTGGGCACGCCGCAACAAGGCCATCACGGCAAGGTGCGCGGCCTGCTGGCCAAGGACAACACCCCGGCCGCCGCGCCCGCTTGGCCGCCCTATGTGCCGCACCCCATCGAGGCGGAAAGCATGCGCATCATCCGCGAGGGGCGTGACTGGTCGGCCTTTCCGGCAGAACAGCACACCGCGCTGCACCGGCTGGTGCATACCACCGGCGACTTCAGCAGCGTGGACGAGCTGTTTTTCTCCCCCGGCGCGGCGGCCATCGGCATGCGCGCCCTGCTGCGCTGCCGCCGCATCGTCACCGATGTCACCATGGTGGAAACCGGCCTCAAGCGCGCGGTGTTGCAACAGTTGGAAGTGGAAACCTGGTGCGGCGTACACGACCCGGAAACCTATCTGCTGGCCGAGGCCCACGGCCTCACCCGCTCTGCCGCCGGCATCCGCCGCGCCTGGGAAAAGTTTGGCAATGACGTGATCGTCGCCATTGGCGACGCGCCCACTGCCATCATGGAACTGGTACGGCTGGTGCGCGAACACGGCTGGCGGCCGCAACTGGTGGTAGGCCTGCCGGTGGGCTTTGTCGGCACCCGCGAATGCAAGGACGCGCTGCGCGGCCTGCTGCAAGTGCCGCGCATCACCAATAGCGGCACCCGTGGCGGCTCGCCGTGGGCGGCCACCATCGTCAATGCGCTGATGATTGACGCCATCGGCCATGTTTACCAGCAGCAACAGGCAGCGCAAGAGGCATGACCCACGAACGGCGCGTCCCCTACGACCTGACGGTGCCGGCCCCCAACGGCCTGCGCCGTGGTCGCACCACCGGCAGCTGTGCCACCGCCGCGGTAAAAGCCGCGCTGGCCTGCCTGCTGGACGGGGTGCGCGCCAGCGAAGTGGACATCAGCCTGCCCGACCCGGACTACTACCTCACCGTGCCGATACAGGCAGTGGACCTGCTGGATGAACTCACCGCGCGCGCCGAAGTACTGAAAGACGGTGGCGACGACCCGGACAACACCCACGGCGCCACCATCTTTGCCGAGGTAAGGTGCAATGGCAGCGGCCAGCTGCGTTTTATCGCTGCCGAAGGCGTGGGCACCGTCACCCTGCCCGGCCTGCGCATTCCTCCGGGCGAACCGGCCATCAACCCGGTACCGCGCCAGATGATGCAGTGGGCGGTAGCCGAGGTGCTGGCTGGCCGTGCCGACCCCGGTTTTGACCTGGCCATCGGCTGTGTGGAAGGCGGGCGCATTGCCAAGCGCACCTTCAACCCCATGCTGGGCATCGTCGGCGGCATTTCCATCCTGGGCACCAGCGGCATTGTCGAGCCGATGTCGCTGGCAGCGTGGATGGCCTCCATCGAGGTGTATATCCGCGTGGCGCTGGGCGATCTGCCTGCCGCCATCGCCTTCACCCCCGGCAAGATAGGCCGTGGCTACGCCGCCGACGTGCTGGGCCTGCCGAAAAAACAGGTGGTGCAGATTGCCAACTTTGTCGGCAGCTCGCTGGAGCAGGCCGAAGCCATCCTGCAGGAACAAGGCCGCGTGCTGGACACGCTGTGGGTGCTGGGCCACCCCGGCAAGCTGGCCAAGCTGCTGGACCCCACGGTATGGGACACCCACTCCGGCAAAAGCGGCATGGCCATGGGCGATGTGGCGCAACTGGCGCAAGAACTGGGCCTGAGCGCGGCGCTGGTACAGGCCATCCGCCAGGCCAATACGGTGGAAAACATCGTGCAGATATTGCAAGGCCATCCGCAGGCGCAAGCCTTCTGGATGGAGATAGAACAGCGGGTATCCACCCGCATGCACAGCCGACTGCCCAGCGCCCGCCGCGTGGCAGTGCGGCTGTTCAGCATGGACGGCACGCCGCTGGGCGCAGCCGCCGGAGACACACATGAGTGAACTGGGACATTTCATTGGCGTGGGCGTAGGCCCGGGCCAGGCCGGGCTGATACCGGTGGCTGCGCTGCAGGCACTGCAGCAGGCCGACATCATCTACCTGCCGCGTGCGCGTGGCAGCGAGCAATCGGTGGCACAGCAATGTCTGGCCGGCCTGCCTGTCGACGCCAGCAAATTCCGTGACGTGGAATTCATCATGGACCCGGACCGCAGCCTGCTGGCCGACCACTACGCCGCGCTGGCCGCCAGCGTGGCCGCCGAGCTGGAGCAAGGCCACAAGGTGGCCTATCTCACCATCGGCGACAGCATGACCTACTCCACCTACGGTTACTTACTGGCCGCGCTGCGCGAACGGCTGCCCGGCCTTGCCCACACCACTTTTCCCGGTGTCACCAGCTTTGCCGCCACCGCCTCGGCGCTGTCCTGGCCGCTGGGCGAAGGCAAGGAACGCATGCTGATCCTGCCCTGCCCGGACGACATGGCCGCACTGGAAGCGGACATCGCCAGCCACGACATCGTGGTGCTGATGAAAATCGGCCAGCGTCTGCCGGATGTACTGGCCCTGCTGTCGCGGCTGGGTATTGCCCAGCATTGTGCCTTTGCCCGCCGCATCGGCCTGAGCGATGAAATCCTGTGTCCGGATGTCAGCCAGCTGGACGCCTCGGCCAGCGGTTACCTTGCCACCATGCTGATCCGCCGTCAGGCGAGAGAGAAACGTCATTCATGAAAGTCTATTTCATTGGTGCCGGCCCCGGTGCCGCCGACCTGATCACCCTGCGCGGCGCACGCCTGTTGGGTAGCTGCGGCATGGTGCTGTACGCCGGTTCGCTGGTGCCCACCGACATGCTGCAGCATTGCAGTGAAGGTGCCGAAATCCTCGATACCGCCGAACTGTCGCTGGACCAGCAGGAAGACTGCTACCGCCGCGCCCAGGCCGCCAATATCGACGTGGCGCGGCTGCACTCCGGCGACCCGGCCATCTACGGTGCCACCGCCGAGCAAATGCGCCGGCTGGAAGCGCTGGGTATTGAATACGAAATCGTCCCCGGCGTGTCCTCGTTTACCGCCGCTGCGGCAGCACTGGGCAGCGAACTGACCCGCCCGGCCATCTCGCAATCCATCATCCTCACCCGCGTCTCCGGCCGCGCCAGCGCGGTGCCGGAGCTGGAATCCATCGCCCGCTTTGCCGAACACCAGGCCACCATGTGCATCTTCCTGTCCGGCCAGCGGCTGAAATACACCGTGGCCGACCTGCTGCTGCACTACCCGCCGGACACCCCGGTGGCACTGGTGCGCCGCGCCAGCTGGCCGGACCAGTCCATCCACCGCAGCACGCTGGGCAAGTTGCTGGAAGAGGTCAAACAGAAAGACTGGCTGCTCACCACCCTGCTGCTGGTGGGCGCGGCGTTGTCACGCGAAGGCGGGGTGGAATCCAGCCTGTACGCTGCTGGTTTCACGCATATTTTCCGTGATGGCACCGACCGCAAAACCCCGCGCCCCAGCAAGCGCAAGCCGGAACTGGCAGCACAATCGGAACAGGACCCGGAGCAGCAAGCCTCGTGAGCCACACCGCCATCTGGACCGTGCGCGAATCTGCCCTGCCGCTGGCGCGGCAACTGGCCCGCGCGCTGGACGCCACCCTCTACCAGCCCTGGCAACAGCCGGATGACAACGCGCGCCAGCAATTTGCCGCCGTCTTCCACCAGCACCGCCAATGGGTGTTGCTGATGGCCAGCGGCATTGCCGTGCGCTATCTGGATGGCCTGCCACAAAGCAAACTCACCGACCCGGCGGTGGTGGTGCTGGACGAAGCCGCGCGCTTTGCCATCCCGCTGCTGTCCGGCCACGAAGGCGGTGCCAATGCGCTGGCCTACCACGTCGCCCGCCTGACCGGTGCCACCCCGGCCATTACCACAGCGACAGAAGCGCTGAAGCCGCTGACGCTGGGCATAGGCTGCCGCCGTGGCAAAAGTGCGGAGGCCATCGAACAGGCCGTGTTGCAAGCGCTGGCCGGGCGCAGCCTCAGTGACGTGCGCGAGGTGGCCACCATCGACCTGAAGGCCGATGAAAGCGGCCTGCTGGAATTCTGCGCCCGTCACGCGCTGCCCTTGCGCGTCATTGCCCGCAGCGACGTGGCCGCCCGCGGCTGGACCGGCCAGCCTTCCACCTGGGTACAGCAGAATGTGGGCGTGGACGGGGTGTGCGAACCCTGCGCGCTGATTGCCAGCCCGCGCGGGCGGCTGCTGGTACCAAAGATGGCGCGAGAGGGGGTGACGGTGGCGGTGGTGGAGGATGGGTTTGATGATTTTGGCGCAGGTGAATAACGTCGCCAAACGCGGGTGGCAGGCCAAAGCAGGGTTGGCGAACCGGAACTGGAACCGGCAGACCGCATAGGTCTCCCCACCTGGCCCGCCATAAACCATACGGACACAAGCTAAAGAAGCCGCGCAGTGCGGCTTCTCATGCCAGTTACAAGACAGGTCGCCAAACCTGATTGCGCTTGTAAACGCAACGGGATAAGGCTAATCAGCGTTGTTGGCAGCGGCCAGGTTAGAGGGGCGTGGAAACACTGGCAAGAGGTGCAGGTAAGGGGTTTGTATCCGCTCACGCGGATGATGTTTTGCATTGCCGCTTCCGCGCGGCGGACGGGAAAGAGGGCTTGCCTGGCCAAGCCCTCCTTCACCTCCAAGGCCACCCCACAAGCATGGCCTGCGGCTGCCCGACAGGTCCCGTCCGGTGCGAGGCGCGCCTGAACTCGCGATTTGCCAACGTCAAATCGCTCAGACATTGCAGGCGCTTAAGACCTCGCCCCGGCCACCCGTCGGCATGCTTGATGGGGCCCATGGGCGCGTTGGTACGGTGGTTGATTTTTGAAAGACAAACAGCATCGTTGGTGACCCAGTCTCCAGACGAGGCCAAGACAGCAGTAAAAATTAGGATGTGCCGGGTGTCGTCGCAGTCGTTGGTTCGTTAAAACGACAAATTCGACGCAGCCCCAGTCCCGTCAGCGCGAGCCGACACAGGCGTGCTGCCCAAGGTTTTAAGCGGCTGCATGTTTGAGCACCGTGACGGTAGCACGGTGCGAGTTCAGCCGCGCCCTGGGCGGTGCGGCTGGGGCGGGGTTTCGCGGCGCTGCGGGTCGCCTTTTCTTTGGGTACTTTCTTTTGGCGAAGCAAAAGTAAAGTACCTCGACGGCGGGGCGAGACCCGCGAAGTTGATTTTGCTGTTGGTTTTTCGTTGGAAGGTGCGAGTTAGAAATCCGCTACGCGGATGATGATTTGCATGCCGCTTCCGCGCGGCGGACGGGAAAGAGGGCTTGCCTGGCCAAGCCCTCCTTCACCTCCAAGGCCACCCCGGCAAGCATGGCCTGCGGCTGCCCTCCGGGGCCTGCCCCTGCTGCGGCACGGCTGGAACTCGCGATTGGCTAACGTCCAATCGCTCAAACAGCCAGCCGCTTAAAACCGCAGCAGCGCCACCCGTCGGCATGCTTGATGGGGCCCGGTGGCTGCGTTGGTAAGGTGCTTGTTTGGTAAGAACACTGGTTGAAGCTGCCAGAGCCCAGACCAGCCGCAAACCGCGCAGTTAAACGTATCAGCGCAGGACCACGGTCCAGCACCGCTACGTAACAAATACAGGATTTACATCCGCAATGCGCACCACGCATTGCCCAGACAAACTTTTGGCAGGCCCCGCCTGCACGCAGCAGAAAGCACAAAACAATGACCGGAAAACTCTATCTAGTCTCCGTCGGCCCCGGCAGCCGCGAACTGATTCCGCCCATGGTGGAACAGGCGCTGGCCGCCAGCGACGTCATCGTCGCCTACGACCTCTACCTCACCTGGATCCAGCCGTGGATTACCGGCAAGGACATCCGCACCCTGCCACTCACCCAGGAACGCGACCGCGCCCAGCTGGCGCTGGAAGAAGCCCGTGCCGGCAAGACGGTGGCGCTGATTTCCAGCGGCGACATCGGCATTTATGCGATGGCCACGCTGGCCTACGAGGACATGCGCGAGGACGACAGCTTCGATGTGCAGCTGATTCCTGGCATCACCTCGGCCAATGCCTGTGCCTCGCTGCTGGGCGCGCCGCTATCGCACGACTTTGCCACCCTCAGCCTGTCAGACCTGCTGTGCCCGTGGGAGTGGATTGAAAGCCGCGCCCGCCATATTGCAGAGGCGGATCTGGCCGTGGTGTTTTACAACGTGCAAAGCAAGCAGCGGCAGGAAGGCGTGTACCGCATTCTGGACATCATGCTGGAACACAAGCGGCCGGAAACCCTGTGCGGCATCGTTCACAATGCCTACCGCGAAGGCCAGACCGTGGAAATCGTCACCCTGGCCG contains the following coding sequences:
- a CDS encoding cobaltochelatase subunit CobN — encoded protein: MTQHHQGGIVLLSHAGTDLTALGRAHWPQDFSPVSGIALQQITDEHQMQQLLDGPLASARILLLRVLGRVQAIAGFDALRQQALARHQALIVLSGTGEPDPELAALSTVPPAIQQDANAYLQAGGSGNMTQLMRYLSDRLLLTGHGYLPPAALPEHGLYHPELSDGCSLDDWCEIRQPGWPTVAISFYRAHWLSGNTRFIDLLVDMLAERQINALPLFTSSLRSQDDNGLPAALQWLRDPRAGQPCVLINTTSFAMGEVNAEGATQASWAVEAFEQLDIPVLQAITSSMTQAQWEASERGLNPLDTAMNVALPEFDGRIIGVPVSFKPEDPASSDYQPLPDRMRRLAGIAARLARLKHTPAADKRVAFIFTNSNSKASQVGNAVGLDSAASLYALLQAMQANGYRIGPLPESSDALMHSLIDRGCYDTDYLSAEQLRNAVARVPLARYQTWFAELPAPLQQRMLERWGQAPGKAYVDGDQLVFAGMELGNAFVALQPPRGYGMDPDAIYHTPDLPPTHHYYALYCWLRDEWQADAIVHVGKHGTLEWLPGKGVGVSEHCFPDALLGDMPMFYPFILNDPGEGSQAKRRAHSVIIDHLTPPMTTADTYGPLAQLTQLVDEYYQVEMLDPNKLPLLQQQIWDLIKEAKLDSDLAAMLGHDHHHHDAHEHSHDHHAHDHHDHHHHGHDHAHPHPPKAAPAGYRLSQPAKAGKATPAKAAGMQFRPVAKGAAHSHGAHDHHHHDHGHDHHHDHHHHEHGHDGHAHDHGHDHAHEWDATLNADGVPLTLAKMEGVDVAHLIEDIDGYLCELGAAQIRDGLHILGQAPQGEALVDMLCALTRLPNLAVPSLPASVAAALGVDWDALQDDKGRRLENVPVALEMSSPQLLHTRSDAIDHINQLARQLVAHMLSTEAASLPVVIATVLPQAGNSQALQQVLAYIQCELVPNLARTHEEIDNLLRGLAGGYVPAGPSGAPTRGMAHILPTGRNFYSVDPRGLPSQAAWQVGSQLANEMLARHRKETGQYPESVSISVWGTSAMRTHGDDIAEILALLGVRPRWQAESRRVAGIEVIPLSELGRPRIDVTVRISGFFRDAFPQLIALVDDAVQTVAMLDEDPADNYLRKHYLDDMRQQLLQALPDHAAEPALLRIFGAKPGSYGAGILPLINEQNWQTDADFATAYLNWGGYAYGRHVQGADARDALRHRLSGVEVALHNQDNREHDIFDSDDYLQYHGGMIATIRSLTGRQPRAFFGDSHNPDQPQVRGLKEEVLRVFRSRVANPKWIASIQQHGYKGGLELTATVDYLFGYDATAHVVDDWVYEELAARYALDPAMQQFFADSNPWALNAISERLLEAAQRQLWQQPRPETLAALQQLHLNSEAMLEARGEHPQGRS
- a CDS encoding putative cobaltochelatase, with translation MKQIYPFAAIVGQQQLKQALLLCAVDPSIGGVLIRGDKGSAKSTAARGLAAILPPIRRVPGCAFNCDPASPLPECSCCQGEQAVAEDAAVPFVNLPLGASEDRVLGSLDFEQALKQARQAFKPGLLANAHRGLLYIDEVNLLADHLVDVLLDVAAMGVNTVQREGLSISHPARITLLGTMNQEEGELRPQLLDRFGLMVDVSAPRDAAIRSEVVRRRLAFEADPQAFAARWQAEGSALQEQIRQAQAMLASVTVSEHLFDFISQLCCEFEVASLRADIVLHKAARALAALDARVQVSAEDIRTAAMLVLPHRRRRKPFEQSGLDQDKLDELTQQAQNPPPPASPADDTAATEQQPGEQQDTSADDEQDQQSPADSGSEQVFAARAPQDIGTIRLASHRSDSEASGRRSTVLNARRGHSVRAVPNAQPQALALDATLRHAIQRNPAEFAVTRADLHDKVRTAKQGNLIVLVVDASGSMAAQQRMEQVKGTVLSLLQDAYQRRDQIAVIAFRGRQAELVLPPTRQVEQAEQALHALPTGGRTPLPHALQLAATTLGRQGAQGLSPLLVVLSDGRANVALGEDHADPWQQSLQLAGELADAAIPALVLDTEQAYVKLGRARELAQAMRAEYLPCEQLSSEQLTITIQARLG
- a CDS encoding cobalt-precorrin-7 (C(5))-methyltransferase; this encodes MIICIGAGPGDIGYLPRRSADLIANADVVAGFNAVIDVVRPLIPDSAQVIQMGYRDQVAQLDEVAKLHHAGKNCVVVFMGDIHFSGFQYLERVERACGHPVETMPGLSSAQVLASRAKVCFDETTFITFHRRGDLTPFKRHLVHVLQDQRNAIVIPCPWDEARSFMPWHIAAYLLENGIPADQQVEVWENLTRGEAEWHGTLAECAEHRCSDMSIMLIRTKTPMASQIEPSHLPTPEQAQ